One window from the genome of Nocardioides sp. encodes:
- a CDS encoding helix-turn-helix domain-containing protein, producing MKTETNPLSVLDPLVTITELAEYLGVPVKTIYEWRQTGRGPVGLRIGRHVKFRISDVQAWVDGLRDVPGPRSPSE from the coding sequence ATGAAGACCGAGACCAACCCGTTGAGCGTGCTCGACCCGCTCGTCACGATCACCGAACTCGCCGAGTACCTCGGCGTGCCGGTCAAGACGATCTACGAGTGGCGCCAGACCGGCCGAGGTCCGGTCGGCCTCCGCATTGGTCGACACGTGAAGTTCAGGATCAGCGACGTCCAAGCCTGGGTCGACGGTCTGCGCGACGTCCCGGGGCCGCGCTCGCCGAGCGAGTGA
- a CDS encoding tyrosine-type recombinase/integrase, protein MGRPRTPIGTFGEIEFTKLPNGTVRARTRFRDHDGQLRRIEASADTQRRAEHRLKEKLATRRGYSAGFGELTPDSSFGQLVEVWLEDLDLEGKLAESTRALYERNMRQLVMPAFENLLLREVSVRRVDQFIKRLAAAKSYSTAKQARTVLSLALGLAVRYDALRENPVRETARLHKPPSQTMALTLDQVEAIRRATRSWRRAPGTPGPPPDGQLEQIIEVMLGTSARIGEVLAIRRCDVDVTVSPATVRICGTIVSPAGKPTHRQAHPKTQKSTRVVSVPGFVAEVLRQRLVAVDSSNPEQLIFITRNGTPLTTNNIRRRLRAVLSEAGIEGVTPHAFRRTVATVLDRASGPDLAAELLGHTSSKITKEHYIQPDEAVDPVTAEILESLAPRRANE, encoded by the coding sequence ATGGGTAGGCCAAGAACCCCGATTGGCACGTTCGGGGAGATTGAGTTCACCAAGCTGCCGAACGGCACCGTGCGGGCGCGCACCAGATTCCGTGACCACGACGGGCAGTTGCGTCGCATCGAGGCGAGTGCTGACACGCAGAGGCGGGCCGAGCACCGCTTGAAGGAGAAGTTGGCCACCCGCCGTGGATACTCCGCGGGCTTCGGAGAACTCACCCCGGACAGCTCGTTCGGCCAACTGGTCGAGGTGTGGCTTGAGGACCTCGATCTTGAGGGAAAGCTGGCCGAGAGCACGCGTGCCCTTTACGAGCGGAACATGCGCCAACTTGTGATGCCGGCCTTCGAGAACCTCCTGCTTCGCGAGGTCTCCGTCCGCAGAGTTGACCAGTTCATCAAGCGCCTTGCAGCGGCGAAGAGCTACAGCACCGCCAAGCAGGCTAGGACCGTGCTGAGCCTCGCGCTCGGCCTGGCTGTTCGGTACGACGCCCTGCGCGAGAACCCGGTCCGGGAGACCGCACGACTCCACAAGCCGCCGTCGCAGACGATGGCGTTGACGTTGGATCAGGTCGAGGCGATCCGCCGGGCCACGCGCAGTTGGCGCCGCGCTCCAGGCACGCCTGGACCGCCGCCGGATGGCCAGTTGGAGCAGATCATCGAGGTCATGCTCGGCACGTCTGCGCGGATCGGTGAGGTGCTGGCGATCCGCCGCTGCGACGTCGACGTCACGGTGTCGCCGGCGACGGTGCGTATCTGCGGGACGATCGTGTCGCCGGCGGGGAAGCCGACCCATCGGCAGGCCCATCCGAAGACTCAGAAGTCGACCCGGGTGGTGTCGGTTCCCGGGTTCGTGGCCGAGGTGCTGCGCCAGCGCCTGGTGGCCGTCGACTCTTCGAACCCGGAGCAACTGATCTTCATCACGCGCAACGGGACGCCGCTGACGACGAACAACATTCGTCGGCGCCTGCGTGCGGTGCTCTCGGAGGCTGGCATCGAGGGCGTGACTCCGCACGCGTTCCGTCGGACGGTGGCCACGGTGCTTGATCGGGCCAGCGGTCCGGATCTGGCAGCAGAGCTTTTGGGCCACACGTCGTCGAAGATCACGAAGGAGCACTACATCCAGCCCGATGAGGCGGTGGACCCGGTGACAGCCGAGATCTTGGAGTCGCTGGCGCCGCGAAGGGCCAACGAATAG
- a CDS encoding single-stranded DNA-binding protein, producing the protein MSIPTQMSLAGFIASDPDLHFTTAGAEYVRLRVGVEQWRKEVNGDFTKLDPTFHDMVAFESTARELYARFRKGDSFVASGYVHEYEVERPGEPSVIKEEFVARKIGHNVSRTAYEVQRRRLAPAPPAPAPEQPNPAIGF; encoded by the coding sequence ATGTCCATCCCCACCCAGATGAGCCTGGCCGGCTTCATCGCATCCGATCCCGACCTGCACTTCACCACCGCGGGCGCCGAGTACGTCCGGCTCCGCGTCGGTGTCGAGCAGTGGCGCAAGGAAGTCAACGGCGACTTCACCAAGCTCGACCCGACCTTCCACGACATGGTCGCCTTCGAGAGCACCGCACGCGAGCTGTACGCCCGGTTCCGCAAGGGCGACTCCTTCGTCGCCAGCGGCTACGTCCACGAGTACGAGGTCGAGCGGCCCGGCGAACCGAGCGTGATCAAGGAAGAGTTCGTGGCCCGCAAGATCGGCCACAACGTCAGCCGGACGGCCTACGAGGTCCAGCGCCGCCGGCTGGCACCCGCACCTCCGGCACCGGCCCCGGAGCAGCCGAACCCCGCGATCGGGTTCTGA
- a CDS encoding response regulator transcription factor, whose protein sequence is MRIVLAEDSALLREGLVALLVGAGHEVVASAENAEDLVAAVRADPPDVVITDVRMPPGHSDEGLRAAAEIREDFPSLPILVLSQYVADAYVPALMESAGDAGLGYLLKDRVGRVADFLASLDQVVDGETVVDPEVVRQLLARRGDDGPLAALTPREREVLGLMAEGRTNSSIAEVLFVSEAAVRKHVGSIFAKLDLGDDTDRRVAAVLAYLRG, encoded by the coding sequence CTGAGAATTGTGCTGGCCGAGGACTCCGCCCTCTTGCGCGAAGGCCTGGTCGCCCTCCTTGTCGGCGCCGGCCACGAGGTTGTTGCCAGCGCTGAGAATGCTGAAGATCTGGTCGCGGCCGTACGCGCCGATCCGCCTGATGTCGTGATCACGGACGTACGTATGCCGCCCGGTCACTCCGATGAAGGTCTGCGGGCGGCGGCCGAGATCCGTGAGGACTTCCCGTCGCTGCCGATCCTGGTCCTGTCGCAGTATGTCGCTGATGCCTATGTGCCGGCGCTCATGGAGTCGGCCGGCGATGCCGGGCTCGGCTATCTGCTCAAGGACCGCGTCGGCCGGGTCGCTGACTTCCTTGCCAGCCTCGATCAGGTGGTCGACGGGGAGACGGTCGTCGATCCCGAAGTCGTACGTCAGCTTCTCGCGCGACGCGGCGATGACGGACCACTGGCCGCACTGACCCCGCGCGAGCGCGAAGTGTTGGGGTTGATGGCGGAAGGCCGTACGAACAGTTCGATCGCCGAGGTCTTATTCGTGAGCGAAGCCGCCGTGCGCAAGCACGTTGGCAGCATCTTCGCCAAGCTTGACCTCGGGGACGATACGGACCGCCGGGTCGCGGCCGTGCTCGCCTATCTGCGTGGATAG
- a CDS encoding histidine kinase has protein sequence MNRSVWSALGGNPFRFITSAWPWRSLAYLLTTALVGVASLIAILVILGVGVVTLVIVVGFFILGFVRRFAGWVAKRERARLGIMQLDGAEAVPGSASWRALGYVVLLTLALWLVDLIVVAMVFTSFVVSLFSPLIANVDTVDMFGWTFDTAGEALPFALIATPISFVLGCYILTALAAGQSSLAQILLSPREEELEAHVSELRQSRLQLVDAFETERKRIERDLHDGVQQRMVALTMLLGRAELDVADGPGLELVRQAHSEAEAALADLREVVRGVHPRVLTDLGLAAATSEVADRMPIPVRVDIAIPERPAPQIEAAAYFVVSEALANVAKHAHAVSASVQAWRNDDTLVVVVTDDGQGGAASGTGSGLSGLVTRLDALGGTLNVSSPTGGPTLVRMECPWQMAHSENCAGRGLRPLARRPGRPPCRRRPRGCCQR, from the coding sequence ATGAATCGATCGGTGTGGTCTGCCCTGGGAGGCAACCCTTTTCGGTTCATCACCTCAGCCTGGCCGTGGCGCTCGCTCGCCTACTTGCTGACAACCGCGCTTGTCGGGGTAGCGTCGCTCATCGCGATTCTCGTGATCCTCGGGGTCGGAGTCGTCACCCTCGTGATCGTTGTTGGCTTCTTCATCCTCGGCTTTGTGCGGAGGTTCGCCGGCTGGGTTGCCAAGCGCGAACGTGCGCGTCTCGGCATCATGCAGCTCGACGGGGCAGAGGCAGTTCCCGGGTCGGCATCCTGGCGAGCTCTTGGATATGTCGTCCTTCTCACGCTTGCACTGTGGCTGGTCGACCTGATCGTGGTCGCCATGGTCTTCACGTCTTTCGTAGTCAGCCTGTTCTCGCCGCTCATCGCGAATGTCGACACCGTGGATATGTTCGGGTGGACCTTCGACACGGCGGGCGAAGCTTTGCCGTTCGCCCTGATCGCGACACCGATCTCGTTCGTTCTCGGCTGCTACATCCTGACGGCGCTCGCCGCGGGACAGTCGTCTCTTGCGCAGATCCTGCTGAGTCCCCGCGAGGAGGAGCTCGAGGCGCACGTCTCGGAGCTCCGCCAGTCTCGCCTGCAACTCGTCGATGCGTTCGAGACCGAGCGCAAGCGGATAGAGCGGGACCTCCACGACGGGGTTCAGCAGCGCATGGTCGCGCTGACGATGCTGCTGGGTCGCGCTGAGCTCGACGTCGCCGACGGACCGGGACTCGAGCTCGTACGACAGGCGCACAGCGAAGCCGAAGCAGCCCTCGCGGATCTGCGTGAAGTCGTACGCGGTGTGCACCCGCGCGTTCTGACGGATCTGGGTCTTGCCGCGGCAACCAGCGAGGTCGCCGATCGGATGCCAATACCCGTGCGGGTCGACATCGCCATCCCCGAGCGTCCGGCACCCCAGATCGAAGCGGCGGCGTACTTCGTGGTCAGCGAAGCCCTCGCCAATGTCGCAAAGCACGCTCATGCGGTGTCGGCGTCGGTGCAGGCGTGGAGGAACGACGACACGTTGGTGGTCGTCGTCACCGACGATGGTCAGGGCGGCGCCGCGAGCGGCACCGGCTCGGGACTCTCTGGGTTGGTCACCCGGCTCGACGCGTTGGGTGGCACGCTGAATGTGTCGAGCCCGACCGGCGGGCCTACCCTCGTGCGGATGGAGTGCCCGTGGCAAATGGCGCACTCTGAGAATTGTGCTGGCCGAGGACTCCGCCCTCTTGCGCGAAGGCCTGGTCGCCCTCCTTGTCGGCGCCGGCCACGAGGTTGTTGCCAGCGCTGA
- a CDS encoding ABC transporter ATP-binding protein translates to MESSTILSPYEFATAPVATKAVTLDGVTKTYKSKAGKVDALAGVTHSFPSSTFTAVMGASGSGKSTLLQVAAGLDRPSRGNVLIGGTELGKLSEVELTKLRRTTMGFVFQSYNLLPALTVFDNVALPLRLAGKHPNKAQIIAALKEVGLEGLHRRRPAELSGGQQQRVSIARALIGKPEVVFADEPTGALDRQTSRQVLELLRSVVNEQGQTIVMVTHDPLAASYAHSVLFLADGQIVGHLERGTPAQIAQKMNELER, encoded by the coding sequence ATGGAGTCATCGACAATTCTCAGCCCGTACGAGTTTGCGACCGCACCGGTTGCAACCAAGGCCGTGACACTCGACGGCGTCACCAAGACCTACAAGTCGAAAGCCGGAAAGGTCGACGCTCTCGCGGGTGTCACCCACTCCTTCCCCTCATCGACCTTCACCGCCGTGATGGGCGCCTCCGGATCAGGCAAGTCCACCCTGTTGCAGGTCGCTGCCGGCCTCGACCGCCCATCCAGGGGCAACGTCTTGATCGGAGGCACCGAGCTGGGCAAGCTCAGCGAAGTCGAGCTGACCAAGCTTCGTCGCACCACGATGGGCTTCGTCTTCCAGTCCTACAACCTGCTCCCCGCGCTGACGGTGTTCGACAACGTCGCGCTGCCGTTGCGGCTCGCTGGCAAGCACCCGAACAAGGCGCAGATCATTGCCGCCCTCAAAGAGGTCGGACTCGAGGGTCTGCATCGCCGTCGTCCCGCCGAGCTGTCCGGCGGACAACAACAGCGTGTCTCGATCGCGCGTGCTCTGATCGGCAAGCCGGAGGTCGTCTTCGCAGACGAGCCGACCGGCGCCCTGGATCGTCAGACCAGCCGCCAGGTGCTTGAGCTATTGCGCAGTGTCGTCAACGAGCAGGGGCAGACCATCGTGATGGTCACCCACGATCCGCTCGCCGCCTCGTACGCTCACTCGGTCCTGTTCCTTGCTGACGGCCAGATCGTTGGACACCTCGAACGTGGCACCCCAGCGCAGATCGCCCAGAAGATGAATGAGCTCGAAAGATGA
- a CDS encoding ABC transporter permease, whose translation MMLLDLSRHTVRRNIAPYVGSFVALFLGVTLIGLTVEMIMSANRYGATLGASDMEGMLQVNDLLSMFGVMSGFSGFMAIFVVASTFSFVVSSRQRELGQLRLVGATPRQVRRMILGESLIVAAAASVAGSLLAHLLTPAALWLTHNRGLTPAGLETPPWWSGLVIAAPIGLFVALLGARAASKRASKISPIDAMRESAVDGRRLGFLRIMTGLCFLTSSIAMLVMMGASTGILSMLLGIFVPEMLVISAVCFGPVLFPALAKLIAWPFAKRDIAIRMARDNVAAAGKQTASLAAPTLAISAIAGSLILTLGIGADFDNAINKQQLAAPIVVTTNGDADVATILDESDDVRTADTVLPISLTTYGSEGERELQEAEGVDVANAATARTLTAKKGDLDDLQGNTVAMSDEFIMDSGFHMGQAVKVTLDDGKPIRLKIVAVTHAAPTLQADILVPADLARQHGAHEVDRVYVIPNDGVSISDVKQDLAGTDATVDTKAAWIDAADKEIRRNNQLSLWVLLGPAGIYAAMAIANTLLMGSIRRRRELVSTTLIGATKQQRARWCSGSRRSSRVPHWHSAERSQRQSEF comes from the coding sequence ATGATGCTCCTTGATCTGAGTCGTCACACCGTGCGCCGCAACATTGCCCCGTATGTGGGGTCCTTCGTGGCCCTGTTCCTCGGTGTCACCCTGATCGGCCTCACGGTCGAGATGATCATGTCCGCCAACAGGTATGGCGCAACGCTCGGCGCAAGCGACATGGAAGGCATGCTGCAGGTCAACGACCTGCTGTCGATGTTCGGCGTCATGTCCGGGTTCTCGGGGTTCATGGCGATCTTCGTCGTGGCGAGCACGTTCTCGTTCGTTGTGTCGTCCCGTCAACGTGAGCTCGGCCAGCTGCGGCTGGTCGGGGCAACCCCTCGGCAGGTGCGGCGGATGATCCTGGGCGAGTCGTTGATCGTCGCGGCCGCCGCCTCCGTTGCAGGCAGCCTGCTCGCGCATCTGTTGACGCCGGCCGCGCTCTGGCTCACGCACAACCGCGGTCTCACACCCGCAGGGCTCGAGACGCCGCCCTGGTGGTCAGGGCTTGTCATTGCCGCCCCGATCGGCTTGTTCGTGGCACTTCTGGGCGCACGTGCCGCCTCCAAGCGTGCCTCGAAGATCTCACCAATCGACGCCATGCGCGAGTCTGCTGTTGACGGTCGTCGGCTCGGTTTCTTGCGCATCATGACGGGTCTGTGCTTCCTGACCAGCTCGATCGCGATGCTTGTGATGATGGGTGCCTCGACCGGCATCCTTTCGATGCTGCTCGGCATCTTCGTCCCGGAGATGCTCGTCATCTCCGCAGTCTGCTTCGGGCCGGTGCTGTTTCCGGCGCTGGCCAAGCTGATCGCCTGGCCGTTCGCCAAGCGCGACATCGCGATCCGGATGGCTCGCGACAATGTCGCGGCTGCCGGCAAGCAGACAGCATCGTTGGCAGCGCCGACCCTGGCGATCTCCGCCATTGCCGGTTCGCTGATCCTCACGCTGGGTATCGGTGCGGATTTCGACAACGCGATCAACAAGCAGCAACTCGCAGCGCCGATCGTCGTCACGACGAACGGCGACGCTGATGTGGCGACGATCCTCGATGAGTCCGATGACGTACGTACAGCTGACACCGTCCTTCCCATCTCGTTGACGACATACGGATCCGAGGGCGAGCGGGAACTTCAGGAGGCTGAAGGCGTCGACGTCGCGAACGCGGCAACAGCTCGTACGTTGACCGCCAAGAAGGGCGATCTCGACGACCTCCAGGGCAACACCGTGGCGATGTCCGACGAATTCATCATGGACTCGGGCTTCCACATGGGCCAGGCCGTCAAGGTCACGCTCGATGATGGCAAGCCGATCAGGCTCAAGATCGTCGCCGTCACTCATGCGGCACCAACGTTGCAGGCGGATATCCTCGTGCCAGCCGACCTGGCTCGTCAGCACGGAGCTCATGAAGTCGACCGTGTCTACGTCATTCCTAATGACGGCGTCTCGATCTCGGACGTCAAGCAAGATCTTGCCGGCACCGACGCCACAGTCGACACGAAGGCAGCCTGGATCGATGCCGCCGACAAGGAGATCCGCCGCAACAACCAGCTCTCCTTGTGGGTGCTGCTTGGACCCGCAGGCATCTACGCAGCGATGGCGATCGCCAACACGCTGCTGATGGGCAGCATCCGCCGTAGGCGCGAACTGGTGTCGACAACGCTGATCGGCGCGACCAAGCAACAGCGCGCAAGATGGTGCTCTGGGAGTCGGCGATCGTCACGTGTGCCGCACTGGCACTCGGCGGAGCGATCACAGCGACAGTCGGAATTCTGA
- a CDS encoding TraM recognition domain-containing protein: MNTAPRRIDDELVNLALVAIGAVFLIAAALRGAGDVAALLGGTTRPTASVAGGLRVLFTPSDPATVLGAPRLSPALYWAVVAAVLAIALGAVTLVWRIVAGLRHRTAHDPRRLVGTATRRDITPVASKQALIRRGRTLRPSLARPRAEEVGYLLGRSHGQEIWASVEDSILVVGPPRSGKGLHLVINAILDAPGAVVTTSTRPDNITATIGQRQERGPVAVFDPQQLARELALPNGLRWSPVRGCEDPLTAMIRANGLASSTGLSSGGVESGGFWEGKTRSALQALLHAAALENLTTRTLFEWSLSPSAASDAVGILASHPDAAAGWGDSLESMINSDPRTRDSIWMAVAQALSCLADPRVLDAVSPEPGDEFDPTTFLAENGTLYLLATGAGAGASWSLVAAFIEDLAETARHLAAASPGARLDPPLLLALDEIGNLSPLPSLPVLMAEGGGTGITTMPVLQSLSQARSRWGDHAASAIWDASIVKVILGGASASKDLQELSVLIGERDDRTDSITVGDYGSRSTQRSTRRVAIMPPERIRTLPFGTGLVLLRSAPLIVTVLRAWTDRRTDTNDLRVSE; encoded by the coding sequence GTGAACACCGCTCCGCGGCGGATCGACGACGAACTCGTCAACCTCGCACTCGTAGCCATCGGAGCCGTGTTCCTCATTGCAGCGGCGCTGCGGGGCGCCGGCGACGTGGCCGCACTCCTGGGCGGAACCACCCGCCCCACGGCAAGCGTGGCCGGTGGGCTTCGGGTGCTGTTCACGCCATCTGACCCAGCCACGGTCCTCGGGGCACCCAGGCTATCACCAGCCTTGTACTGGGCGGTCGTGGCGGCCGTCCTCGCGATCGCGCTCGGCGCCGTGACGCTCGTCTGGCGGATCGTCGCCGGACTACGACACCGAACGGCTCACGATCCTCGTCGGCTCGTCGGCACCGCCACTCGCCGCGACATCACACCCGTCGCCTCGAAACAGGCATTGATCCGACGCGGCAGGACCCTCCGACCCTCCCTTGCCCGGCCACGGGCCGAGGAAGTCGGGTACCTGCTCGGACGATCACACGGGCAAGAGATCTGGGCGTCGGTGGAGGACTCGATCCTGGTCGTCGGACCACCCCGCTCTGGCAAGGGCCTGCACCTGGTGATCAACGCGATCCTCGACGCGCCCGGGGCCGTCGTCACCACCTCCACGCGTCCCGACAACATCACGGCGACCATCGGCCAGCGGCAGGAGCGAGGGCCAGTCGCGGTCTTCGACCCGCAACAACTCGCCCGCGAACTCGCCCTGCCCAACGGCTTGCGTTGGTCCCCGGTCCGCGGCTGCGAGGACCCTCTCACCGCCATGATCCGAGCCAACGGCCTCGCCTCATCCACAGGTCTCTCATCCGGCGGCGTTGAGTCCGGCGGGTTCTGGGAGGGCAAGACCCGCTCCGCGCTCCAGGCACTGCTTCACGCGGCCGCGCTCGAGAACCTGACCACCCGGACGCTCTTCGAATGGTCGCTCTCACCGTCCGCGGCAAGCGACGCCGTCGGGATCCTCGCTAGCCACCCCGACGCCGCGGCCGGCTGGGGCGACTCCCTGGAGTCGATGATCAACTCCGACCCCCGCACCCGCGACTCCATCTGGATGGCCGTCGCCCAAGCACTCTCCTGCCTGGCCGACCCACGCGTACTCGACGCCGTCAGCCCAGAACCCGGGGACGAGTTCGATCCCACGACCTTCTTGGCAGAGAACGGAACGCTCTACCTACTCGCCACCGGAGCAGGCGCCGGCGCGTCTTGGTCCCTGGTCGCAGCCTTCATCGAAGACCTCGCCGAGACGGCACGACACCTCGCGGCCGCATCGCCCGGCGCCCGCCTCGACCCGCCACTCCTGCTCGCCCTCGACGAGATCGGGAACCTGTCGCCGCTTCCGTCGCTGCCGGTGCTCATGGCCGAAGGCGGCGGCACCGGCATTACGACGATGCCCGTCCTCCAGTCGCTCTCCCAAGCAAGGAGTCGGTGGGGTGACCACGCGGCCAGCGCCATCTGGGACGCGTCCATCGTGAAGGTGATCCTCGGCGGGGCTTCGGCGTCGAAAGACCTCCAGGAGCTCTCGGTGCTCATCGGCGAACGCGACGACCGCACGGACAGCATCACCGTCGGCGACTACGGCTCACGCTCGACGCAGCGCTCGACACGGCGTGTGGCGATCATGCCGCCCGAACGCATCCGCACGTTGCCGTTCGGGACTGGGCTCGTGTTGCTGCGCAGTGCCCCGCTGATCGTCACAGTCCTCCGCGCCTGGACGGATCGGAGAACCGACACCAATGACCTCCGTGTGTCCGAGTAG
- a CDS encoding ImmA/IrrE family metallo-endopeptidase, whose protein sequence is MKGQHGYGILAPVTARFASSTPANQESWRRLARSERPRPGEIVRSKMVGLKPTHVWDVSQTDGVPVPELPRPVLLTGQAPGGLWDGLADQITGAGYELRLVSNAGVIGGANGLTDFLAREVSVRMDMDDSAQAKTLAHELGHVLLHEPKSSNISAAVAADAALHRGVAEVEAESVALMVGAAHGLDTSAYTIPYVSTWAASVPGKTPVEVVQATADRVRATAIGILDKLDTPKTGDGTPPGLDRDALSHRTPTTTPVVRRETEVLGL, encoded by the coding sequence ATGAAGGGCCAGCACGGGTACGGCATCCTCGCCCCCGTCACGGCACGGTTCGCCTCATCGACCCCGGCCAATCAGGAGTCATGGCGTCGCCTGGCGCGATCCGAGCGACCACGTCCGGGCGAGATCGTGCGATCGAAGATGGTCGGGCTCAAGCCCACGCACGTGTGGGACGTCTCGCAGACCGATGGCGTCCCGGTACCTGAACTCCCCCGGCCTGTCCTGCTGACAGGTCAGGCGCCTGGCGGGTTGTGGGACGGCCTCGCCGATCAGATCACCGGTGCGGGCTATGAACTTCGGCTAGTGTCGAACGCCGGTGTGATCGGCGGTGCCAACGGGTTGACCGACTTCCTGGCTCGCGAGGTGTCTGTCCGGATGGACATGGACGACTCGGCCCAGGCCAAGACGCTCGCCCACGAACTGGGGCACGTCCTGCTTCACGAGCCGAAGAGCAGCAACATCTCCGCAGCCGTCGCAGCCGATGCCGCGCTTCACCGCGGCGTTGCCGAGGTAGAGGCGGAATCCGTGGCGCTCATGGTCGGCGCGGCGCACGGCCTCGACACCAGCGCCTACACGATCCCCTACGTCTCGACCTGGGCTGCCTCGGTCCCGGGCAAGACCCCGGTGGAGGTCGTCCAGGCCACAGCAGATCGGGTCCGTGCCACCGCCATCGGGATCCTCGACAAGCTCGACACTCCCAAGACCGGTGACGGCACCCCGCCTGGGCTGGACCGCGACGCACTGAGCCACCGCACGCCGACCACCACCCCCGTCGTACGACGCGAAACCGAGGTGCTCGGGCTATGA
- a CDS encoding tyrosine-type recombinase/integrase gives MTARVWGKNSPQVAPVRCSAEALLSSGIALLAPEETVLDAMIQGWGSQQRSRALAATTIEARRQVLGRFVRFSGEYPWNWGPGDVEEWTSEMVGRGLSHSAIRNYQAAVSLFCGYVADPRYRWVEVCEQHFATHPVQVFHEWNTVVHRSDYEGRPGNRPMTREELQKFFDYCDDRVATIAKSGRKGWLAAYRNATLFKATYAWGLRRREATKLETVDWSANADFAQFGRYGALSVRWGKALRGGPPRRRTVLTVMEWAAEAVAEWTEEIRPQYGERDKSMWPTERGGSITPTTMNQRFAEYRDAVGLDSTLGPHCLRHSYATHLLEDGFDHLFVQQQLGHSWGSSTAIYSDVGSEYKNDALQRALSRAFE, from the coding sequence ATGACGGCCAGGGTTTGGGGCAAGAACAGTCCGCAGGTGGCGCCGGTGCGGTGTTCGGCGGAGGCGTTGCTGTCCTCGGGGATTGCATTGCTGGCTCCGGAGGAGACGGTCTTGGACGCGATGATCCAGGGTTGGGGGTCTCAGCAGCGGTCGCGAGCGCTGGCCGCGACCACTATCGAGGCGCGACGGCAGGTCTTGGGGCGGTTCGTGCGGTTCTCCGGGGAGTACCCGTGGAATTGGGGGCCGGGCGATGTCGAGGAGTGGACCTCCGAGATGGTCGGCCGGGGCCTGTCGCACTCCGCGATCCGCAATTACCAAGCGGCGGTGTCGTTGTTCTGCGGGTACGTCGCCGACCCTCGCTACCGGTGGGTGGAGGTCTGCGAACAGCACTTCGCGACGCATCCGGTTCAGGTCTTCCACGAGTGGAACACGGTGGTCCACCGCAGCGACTACGAGGGCAGGCCCGGCAACCGCCCGATGACCCGCGAGGAACTGCAGAAGTTCTTCGACTATTGCGACGACCGAGTCGCCACCATCGCCAAGAGCGGCCGCAAGGGCTGGCTGGCTGCCTACCGCAACGCGACCTTGTTCAAGGCGACGTACGCATGGGGTCTGCGCCGGCGCGAAGCGACGAAACTGGAGACCGTCGACTGGTCGGCCAACGCCGACTTCGCGCAGTTCGGTCGCTACGGCGCCCTGTCGGTGCGCTGGGGAAAGGCGCTGCGCGGCGGCCCTCCGCGTCGACGCACGGTGCTGACGGTGATGGAGTGGGCGGCCGAGGCCGTCGCTGAGTGGACTGAGGAGATCCGTCCCCAATACGGCGAGCGAGACAAGTCGATGTGGCCCACCGAACGCGGAGGCAGCATCACCCCGACGACGATGAACCAGCGGTTCGCCGAGTACCGCGATGCAGTGGGGCTGGATTCGACGCTTGGCCCGCACTGCCTGCGACACTCCTACGCGACCCACCTGCTTGAGGACGGCTTCGACCACCTCTTCGTGCAACAGCAGTTGGGCCACTCGTGGGGCTCGTCCACCGCGATCTACTCCGATGTGGGCAGCGAATACAAGAACGATGCGCTGCAACGCGCATTGTCGCGGGCCTTCGAGTGA
- a CDS encoding helix-turn-helix transcriptional regulator — translation MSAARSRLGYRWHLRRLMAEAEMYATTDLTPLLAERGVKLSAAQVYRLVTGTPERLSLRTLVALCDILGCTPTDLIEAVEEKQAQRATGTEPVGSAGDVDAASMKKRTPRRAEISRKK, via the coding sequence ATGAGCGCAGCGCGGAGTCGTCTGGGATATCGCTGGCACCTGCGCCGGTTGATGGCCGAGGCCGAGATGTATGCCACCACCGACCTGACCCCGCTGCTGGCCGAGCGCGGCGTCAAACTGTCGGCCGCCCAGGTGTACCGACTGGTCACCGGGACGCCGGAGCGGTTGAGTTTGCGTACGCTCGTGGCTCTGTGCGACATCCTCGGCTGCACTCCGACGGACCTCATCGAGGCCGTCGAAGAGAAGCAGGCCCAGCGGGCCACCGGCACTGAACCGGTTGGCAGCGCGGGCGATGTCGACGCAGCCAGCATGAAGAAGCGCACACCCCGCCGCGCCGAGATCAGCCGCAAGAAGTGA